From a single Rutidosis leptorrhynchoides isolate AG116_Rl617_1_P2 chromosome 5, CSIRO_AGI_Rlap_v1, whole genome shotgun sequence genomic region:
- the LOC139849099 gene encoding uncharacterized protein, which produces MVDRASRASCASGIQNSLSQPAVQGTSLENLFTLITGNKAKRPVETSATSQKLCERIASCTLPANIVIPVTLGVYNGTTDPDDFLQIFEGAMKTQHWNDEVACHLFLTVLQSTAREWFAKLPPNGITYFADLREKFLMQYQNLCQHTYTHLYAHEIPMYWGEKIKSFITSHRHDKGSRKSYDKGSLIDSHSKTPREILLTEPVKAKFTPSAPLEKCDGQKSDKYCEFHEDNGHDIDECKALIREIIAKIKAGELNHLLSGRKFKKADPNKTFNWQKEDGKKREKVKDKVIINMINVQKDEFASQNSWKDATITFPIIPTWYSWNETVVIIGLIDGFSVTEMYTDTGSEVEVLYAHYLSRLPKCVGRKMRQSNAIISGFSGHAKETVGRLKATVTVGTRPYLRNEVINFYVVKSVTATNVILGRQFFKKFGTIASTAHGILKLPT; this is translated from the exons ATGGTTGACCGAGCTTCTCGTGCAAGCTGCGCCTCTGGCATACAAAATTCCCTGTCACAACCCGCCGTCCAGGGAACATCACTTGAAAATCTCTTCACATTAATCACCGGTAACAAAGCAAAGCGACCGGTTGAGACGTCGGCTACTAGCCAGAAGTTGTGCGAACGAATTGCCAGCTGCACACTTCCCGCCAACATCgtcataccggtcactttgggggtgtaTAACGGCACAACAGACCCGGATGATTTCCTACAAATCTTCGAGGGCGCCATGAAAACTCAGCACTGGAATGACGAGGTAGCGTGTCATCTCTTTCTGACGGTGCTACAGTCGACTGCCAGGGAGTGGTTTGCAAAGTTACCACCTAATGGAATCACTTATTTCGCGGACTTGCGAGAAAAATTCCTCATGCAATATCAGAACCTCTGCCAACACACGTATACGCACTTGTATGCTCATGAAATCCCAATGTATTGGGGAGAGAAGATCAAAAGCTTCATCACAAG CCATCGACATGACAAAGGCAGCCGGAAGTCGTACGATAAAGGGTCCCTAATCGACAGCCACTCCAAAACTCCAAGGGAGATACTGTTAACAGAGCCCGTGAAGGCAAAGTTTACTCCGTCGGCACCGCTAGAAAAATGTGACGGTCAAAAGTCAGATAAGTATTGCGAGTTCCATGAAGACAATGGCCATGACATCGATGAGTGTAAGGCGCTGATACGTGAAATCATCGCAAAGATTAAAGCAGGTGAACTCAACCACTTGCTGTCGGGAAGGAAATTTAAAAAGGCTGACCCTAACAAAACATTCAATTGGCAGAAGGAAGACGGGAAGAAGCGAGAGAAAGTGAAAGATAAAGTTATTATCAACATGATCAATGTTCAGAAGGACGAGTTTGCCTCACAGAATTCCTGGAAAGACGCTACAATCACTTTCCCGATAATACCAACGTGGTACTCGTGGAATGAAACGGTAGTCATTATCGGACTGATAGATGGGTTCTCGGTGACCGAGATGTACACCGATACGGGAAGCGAAGTCGAAGTGTTATACGCTCATTACCTTTCCCGGCTCCCAAAGTGTGTCGGGAGAAAGATGAGACAATCCAATGCCATCATCTCCGGATTCTCTGGTCACGCTAAAGAAACAGTTGGAAGGCTCAAGGCAACGGTCACGGTGGGCACTCGACCCTACCTTCGCAACGAAGTAATCAACTTCTATGTCGTCAAATCCGTGACTGCAACGAACGTAATACTAGGAAGGCAGTTTTTCAAAAAGTTCGGCACCATAGCGTCTACTGCTCACGGTATACTCAAGCTTCCAACATAG